From a single Accipiter gentilis chromosome 8, bAccGen1.1, whole genome shotgun sequence genomic region:
- the SELE gene encoding E-selectin isoform X2, producing MICLWFLSLLAYGLTILQGVNCWTYHYSDTNMTYREAELWCKKRYTNMVAIQNKDEINYLNNFLPFNPGYYWIGIRKINEVWTWIGTNKELTEEAENWASGEPNGKGNNEDCVEIYIKRGKDDGKWNDEQCEKKKVALCYTASCNPSLCSGRGECIETINNHTCHCNPGFYGPECEFVKSCDPLKKPDHGSLQCNHPLENFSYNSSCTVQCEEGYELTALESVYCTSSGDWSAPLAACKAVTCPALEMPAHGSVNCSHPSVELTWGATCEFTCEEGFALTGPATLQCGSSGAWDRQQPSCAAVRCEAVTWPEEGFVTCDHGPADLTYRSRCDFRCSEGYVLDGPSSIECTAQGQWSEPVPKCKAVTCPALEMPAHGSVNCSHPSVELTWGATCEFTCEEGFALTGPATLQCGSSGAWDRQQPSCAAVRCEAVTWPEEGFVTCDHGPADLTYRSRCDFRCSEGYVLDGPSSIECTAQGQWSEPVPKCKVVQCEPLSSPEKSSMDCSHGAGNFTYNTACHFSCLEGWTLNGSHVLECNLSGNWSAGLPTCEASEQVSYVSVGIAATSASLLSTASFLLWLARRFRRKAKKFTPSSCQSLTTEGSFQSAGQNV from the exons ATGATTTGCTTGTGGTTCCTATCTCTTCTTGCTTATG GACTTACAATACTGCAGGGCGTGAATTGTTGGACATACCATTATTCAGACACAAATATGACCTACAGGGAAGCAGAGCTGTGGTGCAAAAAGAGGTATACTAATATGGTTGCCATTCAGAATAAGGACGAAATCAACTATCTCAATAACTTCTTACCCTTCAATCCGGGTTACTACTGGATTGGAATCAGAAAAATTAATGAGGTATGGACCTGGATTGGAACTAACAAAGAACTAACAGAAGAGGCAGAAAACTGGGCTTCAGGTGAGCCAAATGGCAAAGGGAACAATGAGGACTGTGTTGAAATCTACATCAAAAGAGGGAAGGATGACGGCAAATGGAATGATGAACAGTGTGAAAAAAAGAAGGTCGCCTTGTGCTACACAG cttcttgcaACCCATCTCTCTGCAGTGGCCGTGGAGAATGCATAGAGACTATTAACAATCACACTTGCCATTGTAACCCTGGATTCTATGGGCCTGAATGCGAGTTTG TTAAGAGTTGTGATCCACTAAAGAAACCTGATCATGGGAGCCTCCAGTGCAACCATCCATTGGAGAACTTCAGCTACAACTCATCCTGCACAGTTCAGTGTGAGGAAGGCTATGAACTGACTGCATTGGAATCTGTATACTGTACCTCTTCTGGGGACTGGTCTGCCCCCCTTGCAGCATGCAAAG CTGTGACCTGTCCTGCCTTAGAAATGCCTGCTCATGGTTCTGTGAACTGCTCCCATCCCTCCGTGGAGCTCACCTGGGGTGCCACCTGTGAGTTCACCTGTGAGGAAGGATTTGCCCTGACAGGACCAGCCACACTGCAGTGTGGGTCTTCTGGGGCCTGGGACAGGCAGCAGCCATCCTGTGCAG CTGTGAGGTGTGAGGCTGTAACCTGGCCAGAAGAAGGCTTTGTGACCTGTGACCATGGTCCTGCAGATCTCACCTATCGCTCGCGTTGCGATTTCCGCTGCAGCGAGGGCTACGTTCTGGATGGCCCATCCAGCATTGAGTGCACGGCACAGGGACAGTGGTCAGAGCCAGTGCCAAAATGCAAAG CTGTGACCTGTCCTGCCTTAGAAATGCCTGCTCATGGTTCTGTGAACTGCTCCCATCCCTCCGTGGAGCTCACCTGGGGTGCCACCTGTGAGTTCACCTGTGAGGAAGGATTTGCCCTGACAGGACCAGCCACACTGCAGTGTGGGTCTTCTGGGGCCTGGGACAGGCAGCAGCCTTCCTGTGCAG CTGTGAGATGTGAGGCTGTAACCTGGCCAGAAGAAGGCTTTGTGACCTGTGACCATGGTCCTGCAGATCTCACCTATCGCTCGCGTTGCGATTTCCGCTGCAGCGAGGGCTACGTTCTGGATGGCCCATCCAGCATTGAGTGCACGGCACAGGGACAGTGGTCAGAGCCAGTGCCAAAATGCAAAG ttgtaCAGTGTGAACCACTGAGCTCTCCTGAGAAAAGCTCTATGGATTGCTCACATGGTGCTGGGAACTTCACGTACAACACAGCCTGCCACTTCAGCTGTCTAGAAGGATGGACGCTCAATGGTTCTCATGTTCTTGAGTGCAATCTTTCAGGAAACTGGAGTGCTGGTCTGCCCACATGTGAAG CTTCTGAACAAGTCAGCTATGTCTCTGTGGGCATAGCAGCCACAAGTGCCTCTCTGTTGTCCACGGCATCATTCCTCCTTTGGCTTGCAAGACGTTTCCGAAGAAAAG
- the SELE gene encoding E-selectin isoform X1 encodes MICLWFLSLLAYGLTILQGVNCWTYHYSDTNMTYREAELWCKKRYTNMVAIQNKDEINYLNNFLPFNPGYYWIGIRKINEVWTWIGTNKELTEEAENWASGEPNGKGNNEDCVEIYIKRGKDDGKWNDEQCEKKKVALCYTASCNPSLCSGRGECIETINNHTCHCNPGFYGPECEFVKSCDPLKKPDHGSLQCNHPLENFSYNSSCTVQCEEGYELTALESVYCTSSGDWSAPLAACKAVTCPALEMPAHGSVNCSHPSVELTWGATCEFTCEEGFALTGPATLQCGSSGAWDRQQPSCAAVRCEAVTWPEEGFVTCDHGPADLTYRSRCDFRCSEGYVLDGPSSIECTAQGQWSEPVPKCKAVTCPALEMPAHGSVNCSHPSVELTWGATCEFTCEEGFALTGPATLQCGSSGAWDRQQPSCAAVRCEAVTWPEEGFVTCDHGPADLTYRSRCDFRCSEGYVLDGPSSIECTAQGQWSEPVPKCKVVQCEPLSSPEKSSMDCSHGAGNFTYNTACHFSCLEGWTLNGSHVLECNLSGNWSAGLPTCEASEQVSYVSVGIAATSASLLSTASFLLWLARRFRRKAKKFTPSSSCQSLTTEGSFQSAGQNV; translated from the exons ATGATTTGCTTGTGGTTCCTATCTCTTCTTGCTTATG GACTTACAATACTGCAGGGCGTGAATTGTTGGACATACCATTATTCAGACACAAATATGACCTACAGGGAAGCAGAGCTGTGGTGCAAAAAGAGGTATACTAATATGGTTGCCATTCAGAATAAGGACGAAATCAACTATCTCAATAACTTCTTACCCTTCAATCCGGGTTACTACTGGATTGGAATCAGAAAAATTAATGAGGTATGGACCTGGATTGGAACTAACAAAGAACTAACAGAAGAGGCAGAAAACTGGGCTTCAGGTGAGCCAAATGGCAAAGGGAACAATGAGGACTGTGTTGAAATCTACATCAAAAGAGGGAAGGATGACGGCAAATGGAATGATGAACAGTGTGAAAAAAAGAAGGTCGCCTTGTGCTACACAG cttcttgcaACCCATCTCTCTGCAGTGGCCGTGGAGAATGCATAGAGACTATTAACAATCACACTTGCCATTGTAACCCTGGATTCTATGGGCCTGAATGCGAGTTTG TTAAGAGTTGTGATCCACTAAAGAAACCTGATCATGGGAGCCTCCAGTGCAACCATCCATTGGAGAACTTCAGCTACAACTCATCCTGCACAGTTCAGTGTGAGGAAGGCTATGAACTGACTGCATTGGAATCTGTATACTGTACCTCTTCTGGGGACTGGTCTGCCCCCCTTGCAGCATGCAAAG CTGTGACCTGTCCTGCCTTAGAAATGCCTGCTCATGGTTCTGTGAACTGCTCCCATCCCTCCGTGGAGCTCACCTGGGGTGCCACCTGTGAGTTCACCTGTGAGGAAGGATTTGCCCTGACAGGACCAGCCACACTGCAGTGTGGGTCTTCTGGGGCCTGGGACAGGCAGCAGCCATCCTGTGCAG CTGTGAGGTGTGAGGCTGTAACCTGGCCAGAAGAAGGCTTTGTGACCTGTGACCATGGTCCTGCAGATCTCACCTATCGCTCGCGTTGCGATTTCCGCTGCAGCGAGGGCTACGTTCTGGATGGCCCATCCAGCATTGAGTGCACGGCACAGGGACAGTGGTCAGAGCCAGTGCCAAAATGCAAAG CTGTGACCTGTCCTGCCTTAGAAATGCCTGCTCATGGTTCTGTGAACTGCTCCCATCCCTCCGTGGAGCTCACCTGGGGTGCCACCTGTGAGTTCACCTGTGAGGAAGGATTTGCCCTGACAGGACCAGCCACACTGCAGTGTGGGTCTTCTGGGGCCTGGGACAGGCAGCAGCCTTCCTGTGCAG CTGTGAGATGTGAGGCTGTAACCTGGCCAGAAGAAGGCTTTGTGACCTGTGACCATGGTCCTGCAGATCTCACCTATCGCTCGCGTTGCGATTTCCGCTGCAGCGAGGGCTACGTTCTGGATGGCCCATCCAGCATTGAGTGCACGGCACAGGGACAGTGGTCAGAGCCAGTGCCAAAATGCAAAG ttgtaCAGTGTGAACCACTGAGCTCTCCTGAGAAAAGCTCTATGGATTGCTCACATGGTGCTGGGAACTTCACGTACAACACAGCCTGCCACTTCAGCTGTCTAGAAGGATGGACGCTCAATGGTTCTCATGTTCTTGAGTGCAATCTTTCAGGAAACTGGAGTGCTGGTCTGCCCACATGTGAAG CTTCTGAACAAGTCAGCTATGTCTCTGTGGGCATAGCAGCCACAAGTGCCTCTCTGTTGTCCACGGCATCATTCCTCCTTTGGCTTGCAAGACGTTTCCGAAGAAAAG